The following proteins come from a genomic window of Nostoc sp. ATCC 53789:
- a CDS encoding type II toxin-antitoxin system HicB family antitoxin, with translation MKRQYSIVIQWSNEDKKYIVSLPEFGPYAHTHGNTYADALNNGEEVLELLIEDYQAQGKPLPEPLTANVYFQFVQSSP, from the coding sequence ATGAAACGGCAATATAGTATTGTAATTCAGTGGTCTAATGAAGATAAAAAGTACATTGTCAGCTTACCTGAGTTTGGCCCCTATGCACACACTCATGGAAATACCTACGCGGATGCTCTCAATAATGGTGAGGAAGTGCTGGAACTTTTGATTGAAGATTACCAAGCGCAAGGAAAACCATTACCAGAGCCTTTGACTGCTAATGTTTACTTTCAGTTTGTGCAATCCTCACCGTAA
- the pgsA gene encoding CDP-diacylglycerol--glycerol-3-phosphate 3-phosphatidyltransferase, which yields MTIPNWITFSRLLGIPFLLYGLYNPTPQAQWICLAIFLVAALTDWLDGYLARKLNQISELGKFLDPLVDKLLVLAPLLVFIELGKVPAWGVFLILARELAIAGWRVNQTTITGANIWGKLKTVSQIVAIALLIAPLGEVWQTPSLLAFWISVALTLISGGIYLLPQKARTNETAI from the coding sequence ATGACCATACCCAACTGGATTACCTTCTCTCGCCTATTGGGGATACCATTTCTACTTTATGGTTTATATAATCCCACACCTCAAGCTCAGTGGATATGTTTGGCGATTTTTCTCGTTGCTGCATTGACAGATTGGTTAGATGGCTATTTAGCGCGGAAACTCAACCAAATTAGCGAATTGGGTAAGTTTCTCGATCCCTTAGTGGATAAACTTCTGGTACTTGCGCCGTTGCTGGTTTTTATTGAACTAGGAAAAGTGCCGGCTTGGGGAGTGTTTTTGATTTTAGCGCGGGAATTAGCGATCGCTGGTTGGCGGGTGAATCAAACGACGATTACCGGGGCGAACATTTGGGGTAAACTCAAAACTGTTAGTCAAATAGTTGCGATCGCACTTTTGATTGCGCCTCTAGGTGAAGTGTGGCAAACTCCCTCTTTGCTTGCCTTTTGGATTTCTGTCGCCCTGACTTTAATCTCTGGGGGTATTTATCTTTTGCCCCAAAAAGCTAGGACTAATGAAACGGCAATATAG